Proteins co-encoded in one Nitrospira sp. genomic window:
- the rpmD gene encoding 50S ribosomal protein L30, producing the protein MSSSKTPKTSEHAAQSVRVTLRRSPIGTPERHRLVLRGLGLRHIRQTVVHPDTPQVRGLIQKVGYLLEVGKP; encoded by the coding sequence ATGAGCTCATCTAAGACGCCTAAAACTTCAGAGCATGCTGCTCAAAGCGTGCGCGTGACGTTACGACGGAGTCCCATTGGGACGCCTGAGCGGCATCGCCTTGTATTGCGTGGCCTCGGTCTTCGACATATTCGACAGACAGTTGTCCATCCAGACACGCCTCAGGTGCGAGGACTAATTCAAAAAGTAGGCTACCTGCTTGAGGTTGGAAAGCCATGA
- the infA gene encoding translation initiation factor IF-1, giving the protein MAKEDIIEVQGSVAETLPNAMFRVRLDNGHVILAHISGKMRMHFIRILPGDKVTVEMSPYDLTRGRITYRFK; this is encoded by the coding sequence GTGGCAAAAGAAGATATTATTGAAGTCCAGGGCTCGGTAGCAGAAACGCTTCCTAACGCCATGTTTCGGGTCAGGCTGGATAATGGCCATGTCATACTGGCTCACATCTCAGGGAAAATGCGGATGCATTTTATCCGCATCCTCCCCGGCGATAAGGTCACGGTGGAAATGTCACCATATGATTTGACCCGGGGCCGAATTACCTATCGCTTTAAGTAA
- the rpsK gene encoding 30S ribosomal protein S11: MSIKKGKKKERRIVQSGVAHVQASFNNTIVTITDMSGNTLVWASAGNQGFKGSRKSTPFAAQRAGEAAARKAMESGMRQIDVYVNGPGSGRESAIRSLQGAGLRINLIRDVTPIPHNGCRPPKRRRV, translated from the coding sequence ATGAGCATCAAAAAAGGGAAAAAGAAAGAGCGTCGGATTGTTCAGAGTGGCGTGGCCCATGTCCAGGCGTCATTCAATAATACGATTGTGACGATCACCGACATGAGTGGAAACACGCTGGTCTGGGCAAGTGCCGGCAATCAAGGATTCAAAGGATCACGGAAGAGCACCCCCTTTGCTGCTCAGCGTGCTGGAGAGGCTGCAGCGAGAAAAGCTATGGAAAGTGGGATGCGGCAAATCGATGTCTATGTGAATGGGCCAGGTTCTGGTCGAGAATCAGCGATCCGTTCCCTTCAAGGAGCGGGTTTGCGAATTAATCTAATTCGCGATGTCACGCCAATTCCGCATAATGGGTGTCGACCTCCCAAACGGCGGCGAGTGTGA
- the rpmJ gene encoding 50S ribosomal protein L36 yields MKVKSSVKPICAKCKVVRRCGVVRILCINPRHKQRQG; encoded by the coding sequence ATGAAGGTCAAATCATCAGTGAAGCCCATATGTGCCAAATGCAAGGTTGTGCGTCGTTGTGGGGTGGTGCGGATTTTATGTATAAATCCACGTCATAAGCAGCGGCAGGGATAG
- a CDS encoding 30S ribosomal protein S5 has translation MRVNPDELSLKDKVVFINRVAKVVKGGKRFNFCALVVVGDGHGWIGIGKGKAAEVPVAISKAVEQAKKHLVHVSLKGATIPHEVHGLFGGEHVLLKPAVDGTGIIAGGAVRAVVELVGAHNVIAKTLGRGNPFNTVRATLDGLTQLRNLDDVLRFRRQVLPDGRERAAV, from the coding sequence GTGCGAGTCAATCCCGATGAATTGAGCCTGAAAGATAAAGTTGTATTTATCAATCGTGTGGCAAAAGTCGTGAAAGGTGGAAAGCGTTTCAACTTTTGTGCACTCGTTGTTGTCGGCGACGGTCATGGGTGGATAGGGATCGGTAAGGGAAAAGCTGCTGAAGTCCCGGTTGCAATTTCAAAAGCTGTCGAACAAGCCAAGAAACACCTTGTTCATGTTTCACTGAAGGGCGCAACTATTCCCCATGAGGTGCATGGTTTGTTTGGCGGAGAGCATGTGCTGCTGAAGCCCGCCGTCGACGGTACTGGAATCATCGCCGGGGGGGCGGTTCGTGCTGTCGTGGAGCTGGTCGGTGCGCATAATGTCATCGCGAAAACATTGGGCCGTGGAAACCCATTCAATACCGTTCGTGCTACCCTCGACGGGCTCACTCAATTGCGGAATTTGGACGATGTTCTTCGCTTCCGTCGACAAGTACTTCCGGATGGTCGAGAAAGGGCTGCGGTGTAA
- a CDS encoding adenylate kinase, with protein sequence MRLVFLGAPGVGKGTQADKVSVHYRIQKISTGELLREAVRVQSTLGCEAKEHMDQGRLVPDSVVIGLVLERLADPACANGFILDGFPRTVPQADALGKVLVDRSLPLDRVINFRVSREEVVKRLSGRRSCPKCQATYHLEFAPSKNGDLCERCEEALIQRSDDQREAIEMRLRVYEEQTAPLIDFYEKRQVLSHLNGAEAVGTVYHNLVKVLATPQTA encoded by the coding sequence ATGCGGCTTGTATTTCTCGGTGCTCCGGGTGTTGGGAAAGGCACACAAGCGGATAAGGTCTCGGTTCACTATCGTATACAAAAGATTTCGACTGGGGAATTGCTTCGAGAGGCGGTTCGGGTTCAGTCAACTCTTGGTTGTGAAGCGAAAGAACATATGGATCAGGGAAGATTGGTCCCTGATTCGGTTGTCATAGGGCTGGTGCTGGAGAGGTTGGCAGATCCTGCATGCGCAAATGGTTTCATTCTCGATGGGTTTCCACGGACGGTTCCTCAGGCAGACGCGCTTGGGAAGGTGCTCGTTGACCGGAGTCTTCCGCTGGATCGAGTGATTAACTTTAGGGTTTCCCGAGAAGAAGTTGTGAAGCGCCTGAGTGGGCGTCGGAGCTGTCCAAAGTGCCAGGCGACATATCACCTTGAGTTTGCCCCATCAAAGAACGGCGACCTCTGTGAGCGATGCGAAGAAGCGTTGATTCAGCGAAGTGATGATCAGCGGGAAGCGATTGAGATGCGCCTCCGTGTGTACGAAGAGCAGACAGCGCCATTAATAGACTTTTATGAGAAGCGGCAGGTATTGTCGCATCTTAATGGTGCTGAGGCGGTTGGCACGGTATACCACAACCTCGTCAAAGTACTCGCGACACCTCAGACCGCATGA
- a CDS encoding 50S ribosomal protein L15, protein MKLHDLAPAKGAKKRRKRIGRGPGSGHGKTATKGHKGLLARSGGGKRPGFEGGQMPLVRRLPKFGFTNPSRTEYSIVNVKSFEQWVGNETVTPQAMVDAGLVKRKKLPIKILGNGELKRALVVQAHKFSKSAESKIQAAGGRVEVIGGA, encoded by the coding sequence ATGAAACTTCATGATTTAGCTCCAGCAAAAGGGGCAAAGAAGCGAAGGAAGCGTATCGGACGCGGACCTGGGTCTGGTCACGGGAAGACGGCTACCAAGGGGCATAAGGGACTTCTGGCTCGATCTGGTGGTGGTAAACGCCCAGGGTTTGAGGGTGGACAGATGCCGTTGGTACGACGGCTACCAAAGTTCGGATTTACCAACCCATCCAGGACAGAATATTCCATCGTCAACGTTAAGAGTTTTGAACAATGGGTTGGAAATGAGACCGTCACTCCGCAAGCCATGGTTGATGCTGGATTGGTGAAGCGAAAGAAACTTCCAATTAAAATTCTTGGCAACGGTGAATTAAAGAGAGCACTCGTTGTTCAGGCACATAAGTTCAGTAAATCGGCTGAATCAAAAATCCAAGCAGCCGGAGGGCGAGTCGAGGTCATCGGCGGTGCTTGA
- the rplE gene encoding 50S ribosomal protein L5 gives MTKEPKNKSSKPSERKSSKKESIAPAPLDQGGEESKFRPRLRDIYDQKVVPALMKEFGYKNVMQVPRLERVVLNVGMGEAIQNVKLLEGAVAELGMITGQKPVVTRAKKAIAGFKLRQGLPIGTKVTLRSRRMYEFFDRLVTLALPRIRDFRGVSPKAFDGRGNYTLGVKEQLIFPEIKYDEVASIHGMDITVVTTARTNDEGKALLKHLGMPFRT, from the coding sequence ATGACTAAGGAACCTAAAAACAAATCTAGTAAACCGTCCGAGCGTAAATCATCAAAGAAGGAATCGATCGCGCCCGCGCCATTGGACCAAGGTGGCGAGGAGTCCAAGTTTCGACCACGTCTTCGTGATATATATGACCAGAAGGTGGTCCCCGCACTCATGAAGGAGTTTGGATATAAAAACGTGATGCAGGTTCCACGGCTTGAGCGTGTGGTGTTGAACGTGGGAATGGGTGAGGCGATTCAGAATGTGAAACTCTTGGAAGGTGCGGTAGCTGAGCTGGGGATGATCACCGGTCAAAAGCCGGTTGTCACTCGAGCTAAGAAAGCCATCGCCGGGTTCAAGCTTCGGCAGGGGTTGCCCATCGGAACTAAAGTGACTCTTCGTAGCCGGCGGATGTATGAGTTTTTTGATCGTCTGGTAACGTTGGCGCTTCCTCGTATCCGGGACTTCCGTGGCGTTTCTCCAAAGGCTTTTGATGGTCGAGGGAATTACACGCTTGGTGTAAAAGAACAACTCATTTTCCCTGAAATTAAGTACGATGAAGTTGCCTCGATTCATGGGATGGATATTACGGTTGTCACTACGGCCAGGACGAACGACGAGGGGAAGGCGCTTCTGAAGCACCTGGGTATGCCGTTCCGTACGTGA
- a CDS encoding 50S ribosomal protein L17: MRHRKKGRQLGRQTKHRWALFRNLVTSLLDHERIETTGAKAKEIRGFTDRMITLGKEGTLPARRRALAFIRSKDVVSKLFSDVATRFKDRPGGYTRIIKTRRRIGDAAEMVAIELVSRQELATKKESKPGTASPASTDAAPSA, from the coding sequence GTGCGACATAGAAAAAAGGGACGACAACTTGGACGGCAGACGAAACATCGATGGGCGTTGTTTCGGAACTTAGTGACCTCGCTGTTAGACCACGAGCGTATCGAGACCACGGGAGCTAAGGCTAAGGAGATACGAGGGTTTACCGACCGCATGATCACTCTTGGCAAGGAAGGTACGCTCCCCGCGCGGCGCCGAGCATTAGCCTTTATCCGTAGCAAGGACGTTGTGTCTAAGCTGTTTAGCGATGTGGCGACACGATTCAAAGATCGTCCAGGAGGGTACACCAGGATCATTAAAACTCGTCGCCGCATTGGCGACGCTGCTGAAATGGTGGCCATCGAATTGGTTTCTCGTCAGGAATTAGCTACCAAGAAAGAATCCAAACCTGGCACTGCCTCGCCTGCATCTACTGATGCTGCACCTTCAGCATAG
- the rpsH gene encoding 30S ribosomal protein S8, whose amino-acid sequence MVTDPIGDLLVRLKNGAQRRHETVTVPTSKLKRAILTILMREGYVDGIEDGAHEGHPILTVHLRYVGEGQPMITGLERVSKPGRRVYIGSQEIKKVRNGIGVSIISTSKGIMTDQESRKNRLGGELLCSVW is encoded by the coding sequence ATGGTTACCGATCCAATCGGCGATCTTCTGGTTCGCTTAAAGAATGGCGCTCAGCGTCGTCATGAGACTGTCACAGTTCCAACTTCAAAGTTGAAGCGTGCTATTTTGACGATTTTGATGAGAGAAGGTTATGTTGACGGCATCGAGGATGGAGCTCATGAGGGGCATCCCATTCTTACCGTACATCTTCGATATGTCGGTGAGGGGCAGCCTATGATCACTGGGCTGGAGCGCGTCAGTAAGCCAGGACGACGGGTGTATATTGGTAGTCAGGAAATTAAGAAAGTTCGCAATGGGATTGGTGTGTCCATTATTTCTACGTCTAAAGGAATCATGACAGACCAGGAATCCCGTAAGAATCGTCTTGGCGGTGAGCTTCTCTGTTCTGTATGGTAG
- the rpsD gene encoding 30S ribosomal protein S4: MAKYRGPVCRLCRREGEKLFLKGTRCMTEKCAIERRSYPPGQHGQGRQRTSDYSLQLREKQKLRRIYGLQECQFRGVFERAERQTGVTGDALLRLLECRLDNVAYRLGFGASRKQARQMVSHGHFTINGKKITVAGALVKPGDVIQIRERSRDMAAFQAALESVDSRGIPDWLELDKGAFKGTVRALPAKEQIALPVNEQMVVELYSR, translated from the coding sequence GTGGCAAAGTATCGTGGTCCAGTCTGTCGGTTGTGTCGGCGAGAAGGGGAGAAGCTTTTTCTCAAGGGCACGCGCTGTATGACGGAAAAGTGCGCGATCGAACGTAGGAGTTATCCGCCTGGTCAACATGGGCAGGGGCGACAGCGAACCTCTGACTATAGTCTCCAGTTGCGGGAAAAACAGAAACTTCGTCGTATCTATGGACTTCAGGAATGTCAATTCCGTGGCGTCTTTGAACGCGCTGAACGACAGACCGGCGTCACGGGCGATGCCCTATTGCGGTTGTTGGAGTGCCGCCTGGACAATGTTGCGTATCGCTTAGGGTTCGGTGCTTCGCGCAAGCAAGCTCGCCAGATGGTGAGTCATGGTCATTTCACGATCAACGGGAAGAAGATCACGGTGGCTGGGGCGCTGGTGAAGCCTGGAGATGTGATCCAGATTCGTGAACGGAGTCGAGACATGGCCGCGTTCCAAGCGGCCTTAGAATCGGTTGATAGTCGAGGTATTCCTGATTGGCTAGAGCTTGACAAAGGCGCATTTAAAGGAACGGTGCGCGCCTTGCCAGCCAAGGAACAGATCGCATTGCCAGTCAATGAACAGATGGTCGTGGAATTGTATTCACGATAA
- the rpsM gene encoding 30S ribosomal protein S13, producing MARIAGIDLPRNKRTDIGLSYIYGIGRISARKILNEAGIDGAVRINDLSEDKIVKLREIIERDYRVEGDLRKEVSLNIKRLIDAGTYRGLRHRKGLPVRGQRTKTNARTRKGRRAGVTSKPRSTMTKGASST from the coding sequence ATGGCACGTATTGCTGGCATCGATTTGCCACGAAATAAACGAACGGATATCGGGCTGAGCTACATCTATGGAATTGGACGTATATCGGCTCGGAAGATTCTCAATGAAGCGGGGATTGATGGCGCGGTCAGGATTAATGACCTGAGCGAAGATAAGATCGTCAAGTTACGTGAAATCATTGAGCGCGATTACCGGGTTGAAGGAGACCTCCGCAAAGAAGTGTCGCTGAATATCAAGCGGCTGATTGACGCGGGGACCTATCGAGGGTTGCGTCATCGTAAAGGCCTGCCTGTCCGCGGACAGCGAACTAAGACCAATGCTCGGACACGTAAGGGACGGCGCGCAGGCGTCACTAGCAAGCCGAGATCGACGATGACTAAAGGGGCCTCAAGCACTTAG
- the map gene encoding type I methionyl aminopeptidase, with product MIILKTPAEITVMAEASRVVAEALAIVRKAVCSGISTEELDRIAEEAIRVRGAIPAFKGYRNFPKTLCASVNEQVVHGIPSKRKLKEGDIIGLDLGAIVGGFYGDSAVTVAVGRIPEATAKLIQVTEEALYLGIKQAVVGNRLTDISNAVQQHVESAGFSVVTEFVGHGIGRQLHEEPQVPNYGKSGQGPRLQPGMVLAIEPMVNMGRSAVRVLDDRWTAVTVDGSLSAHFEHTIAIQPNGAPRVLSQSEKT from the coding sequence ATGATCATTCTGAAAACGCCAGCCGAGATCACGGTGATGGCAGAGGCGTCAAGGGTGGTAGCCGAGGCGCTAGCGATTGTGAGGAAAGCGGTCTGTTCCGGTATCAGCACGGAAGAGCTGGACCGCATTGCCGAAGAGGCAATACGGGTGAGGGGGGCGATTCCGGCGTTTAAAGGCTACCGGAACTTTCCAAAAACCCTCTGTGCATCTGTGAACGAGCAGGTCGTTCACGGTATCCCTTCGAAGAGAAAGCTCAAGGAGGGGGATATCATCGGGCTTGATCTTGGTGCTATTGTGGGTGGATTCTATGGGGATTCCGCGGTCACAGTAGCGGTTGGCAGGATTCCGGAGGCGACGGCAAAGTTGATTCAGGTGACGGAAGAGGCGCTCTATCTCGGGATCAAGCAGGCGGTGGTCGGCAACCGTCTGACGGATATCTCGAATGCTGTGCAGCAACATGTTGAGTCTGCCGGTTTCTCAGTGGTGACGGAGTTTGTGGGGCATGGGATTGGTCGGCAGCTGCATGAAGAGCCTCAAGTTCCCAACTATGGGAAGTCTGGTCAGGGGCCTCGATTGCAACCTGGTATGGTCCTGGCGATCGAACCAATGGTGAATATGGGTCGGAGTGCCGTTCGTGTTCTTGATGATAGATGGACCGCGGTCACGGTAGATGGGAGTCTGTCTGCCCACTTTGAACATACGATCGCTATCCAGCCAAACGGGGCGCCTCGCGTTTTAAGTCAATCGGAGAAGACCTAG
- a CDS encoding 50S ribosomal protein L18, translating to MNAADKVRQLNQRRRRVRRVIMGTTSRPRLNVFRSAAHIYAQIIDDIQGATLAAASSLDKSLRKSMKSTGGIEAAKAVGKLIADRAKAAKVTTVVFDRGGRMYHGRIKALADASREGGLQF from the coding sequence ATGAATGCTGCAGACAAAGTTCGACAACTTAATCAACGACGCCGTCGAGTGAGACGTGTGATTATGGGAACGACCAGCCGGCCGCGTCTGAATGTATTTCGAAGCGCGGCCCACATTTATGCCCAGATCATTGATGATATTCAAGGTGCTACTCTGGCGGCTGCCTCATCGCTCGATAAATCGCTACGCAAGTCCATGAAATCGACTGGTGGCATTGAGGCGGCTAAGGCAGTGGGGAAACTGATCGCTGATCGGGCCAAGGCTGCAAAGGTAACTACCGTAGTTTTTGATCGAGGGGGGCGGATGTATCACGGTAGAATTAAGGCACTTGCAGATGCATCGCGTGAAGGGGGCTTGCAATTTTAG
- a CDS encoding type Z 30S ribosomal protein S14 encodes MSRLALRNKAATQQKFSTRNYHRCGVCGRVHGYLRRFQMCRICFRLMSLRGEIPGVRKSSW; translated from the coding sequence GTGTCGAGATTAGCGCTGAGAAATAAGGCAGCAACGCAGCAGAAGTTCTCCACGCGTAACTACCATCGGTGTGGAGTGTGTGGTCGAGTTCACGGATATCTCCGTCGGTTTCAAATGTGCCGTATTTGCTTTCGACTAATGTCTCTGCGCGGAGAGATTCCTGGCGTGCGAAAATCTAGCTGGTAA
- a CDS encoding DNA-directed RNA polymerase subunit alpha: MIKAMKDFQIPMRVEVDKDAHSPTFGRFTTEAFERGFGTTIGNALRRILLSSLTGAAVTTVKIEGVVHEFSTIAGVTEDVTAIILNIKSLRLALHTDKPKTIRLKKKGPGEAKGADILHDGDVTILTPDLHIATLDKDATLDIEMTVKHGRGYMPAERNKEEGLPIGVIAIDSIFSPIRRVNFHVENARVGRMTDYDKLTVEIWTDGTISPRDALSTGAGILREHLDIFINPEERSEGKSEAGYEESHREVNKNLSRGVNELELSVRAANCLKNANIKTIADLVQKSEGEMLRTKNFGKKSLNEIKEILSEMGLSLGTKVEASPYNGSPKPE, encoded by the coding sequence ATGATTAAAGCGATGAAAGACTTTCAGATCCCAATGCGGGTGGAAGTCGATAAGGATGCACATTCTCCCACATTTGGACGGTTCACAACGGAAGCATTTGAGCGGGGATTTGGCACCACGATCGGGAATGCCCTCCGTCGCATTTTGCTGTCCTCGCTCACGGGAGCTGCGGTGACCACCGTGAAGATTGAAGGGGTCGTGCACGAGTTTTCGACGATTGCAGGTGTGACGGAAGATGTTACGGCAATTATTCTGAATATTAAAAGCTTGCGGCTGGCGCTCCACACGGATAAACCAAAGACGATACGATTGAAAAAGAAGGGGCCTGGAGAAGCAAAGGGGGCAGATATTCTTCACGATGGCGACGTGACAATTCTGACGCCAGATTTGCATATTGCCACTCTGGACAAGGATGCGACCCTAGATATTGAGATGACTGTGAAACATGGCCGTGGGTATATGCCGGCTGAACGTAACAAGGAAGAGGGATTGCCGATCGGAGTGATTGCCATCGATTCCATCTTCTCTCCTATCAGACGAGTCAATTTCCATGTTGAGAATGCACGGGTCGGTCGTATGACTGACTATGACAAACTAACAGTGGAGATTTGGACCGACGGTACCATCAGCCCGCGTGATGCCCTATCTACAGGGGCTGGGATTTTGCGAGAACATCTGGATATTTTCATCAATCCGGAAGAGCGAAGCGAAGGCAAGAGTGAAGCGGGATACGAGGAATCTCATCGGGAAGTAAACAAGAATCTCTCTCGTGGCGTGAATGAGCTGGAGTTGTCCGTCCGCGCGGCCAATTGCCTGAAGAACGCGAATATCAAAACGATCGCTGATCTCGTCCAAAAGTCTGAAGGGGAGATGCTCAGGACAAAGAACTTTGGGAAAAAGTCCCTCAACGAGATTAAAGAAATTCTTTCTGAGATGGGGCTTTCGTTAGGAACAAAAGTTGAGGCTTCCCCATACAATGGAAGTCCGAAACCTGAATGA
- a CDS encoding 50S ribosomal protein L6, with protein sequence MSRIGKKPIAIPGGVEVKVAGSTVSVKGPLGKLDWSLEQGVDVAVSNGQVVVGRASDDRKLRALHGLTRAELSNMVQGVTKGYERSLEITGVGYKTQVQGRTLSFNVGYINPVIYEVPAGIDVKVDKQTLINVKGVDKRLVGQVAADLRAIKPPDVYKQKGIRYAGETLRKKEGKTGK encoded by the coding sequence ATGTCCCGCATTGGAAAAAAACCGATTGCAATTCCGGGTGGAGTAGAAGTTAAAGTTGCTGGATCAACTGTGTCAGTTAAAGGCCCACTGGGCAAACTGGATTGGTCTCTCGAGCAGGGAGTTGACGTTGCAGTTAGTAATGGCCAAGTCGTTGTCGGCCGTGCGAGTGACGATCGTAAGCTGAGAGCCTTGCATGGGCTGACTCGTGCAGAATTGAGCAATATGGTTCAGGGTGTAACAAAAGGATACGAACGCTCGCTTGAGATTACTGGAGTAGGCTATAAGACTCAAGTTCAGGGGCGGACACTTAGCTTCAACGTGGGGTATATCAATCCAGTGATCTATGAGGTGCCAGCGGGCATCGATGTCAAAGTGGACAAGCAGACGCTCATTAACGTCAAAGGAGTTGATAAGCGGTTAGTAGGACAGGTGGCAGCTGATCTTCGAGCTATTAAGCCACCGGATGTCTATAAGCAAAAGGGTATTCGCTACGCGGGCGAGACATTGCGTAAAAAAGAAGGCAAGACGGGGAAATAG
- the secY gene encoding preprotein translocase subunit SecY, whose product MLERLLTSFQNIFKIPELRTRVLFTLGMLVVYRVGSHIPTPGINGEALSEFLQKQGGALLGFLDIFSGGSLSRLTIFALGIMPYISASIILQLLTVVVPHLTKLAKEGERGRKKIIQYTRFGTIGIALIQGFGIAVGLEQMNQGAFVLHAGWGFRLMTVITLTAGTGFLMWLGEQITERGIGNGISLIIFAGIVARLPSAVAQTYNLYEIGQLNAFLLIALALLMIGVVAAIVFLESGRRKISVQYAKRVIGRRVYGGQSTHIPLKINTAGVIPPIFASSIIAFPATIAGFFETPWVKSIGDQLAPGSLLYTLMYVGLILFFCFFYTAVVLNPVDMADNMKKYGGFIPGIRPGQRTSDYIYNVLTKITFAGAIYLAIVCVIPELLIYKLNVPFYFGGTSLLIVIGVGLDTAQQIESHMLMRNYDGFLGKGMAPLRGRNG is encoded by the coding sequence GTGCTTGAACGGCTCCTGACAAGCTTTCAGAATATCTTTAAGATCCCCGAGCTGCGTACTCGTGTTCTTTTTACGCTTGGAATGCTCGTGGTGTACCGAGTTGGGTCTCACATCCCGACTCCTGGCATCAATGGAGAAGCCCTTTCCGAGTTTTTGCAGAAACAAGGGGGGGCCTTGCTTGGGTTCCTCGATATTTTTTCAGGCGGATCTCTGTCCCGGCTGACGATCTTTGCGCTTGGCATTATGCCATACATCAGCGCATCGATCATCCTTCAGTTACTGACGGTCGTCGTCCCTCATTTGACCAAATTAGCCAAGGAGGGGGAGCGTGGCCGCAAGAAAATTATTCAGTATACCCGGTTCGGGACGATCGGTATCGCTCTGATTCAGGGGTTTGGGATTGCGGTTGGATTAGAACAAATGAATCAGGGCGCCTTCGTGTTGCACGCCGGATGGGGATTCCGTCTGATGACGGTCATTACACTGACGGCTGGCACGGGTTTCTTGATGTGGCTCGGTGAACAGATCACCGAGCGAGGAATTGGCAATGGCATCTCGTTAATTATTTTTGCTGGTATTGTAGCCAGGCTTCCTTCGGCCGTGGCGCAGACCTATAATTTATATGAAATCGGGCAGCTCAATGCGTTCTTATTGATTGCCTTGGCGCTCTTAATGATTGGCGTTGTGGCCGCGATTGTTTTCCTAGAAAGTGGGCGGCGGAAAATTTCCGTGCAGTATGCAAAGAGGGTGATTGGGAGACGAGTCTATGGAGGACAGAGTACGCACATTCCTTTGAAGATTAATACGGCTGGCGTTATCCCTCCGATATTTGCCTCCTCGATCATCGCGTTTCCTGCAACCATTGCCGGATTTTTCGAAACCCCTTGGGTGAAATCAATCGGTGATCAGCTGGCTCCTGGCTCGCTGCTGTACACATTGATGTATGTGGGCTTAATTCTCTTTTTCTGTTTCTTCTACACGGCGGTCGTTCTGAACCCCGTTGATATGGCCGACAACATGAAAAAGTACGGAGGGTTTATTCCTGGCATTCGACCTGGGCAACGAACCTCAGATTACATCTACAATGTCTTAACTAAGATTACATTTGCTGGTGCCATCTATTTGGCCATTGTCTGCGTGATTCCTGAATTGTTGATTTACAAGCTGAATGTTCCATTTTACTTTGGTGGCACCTCCCTGTTGATTGTTATTGGCGTGGGACTGGATACGGCCCAGCAAATTGAATCCCATATGTTGATGCGGAATTATGACGGGTTCTTGGGTAAGGGGATGGCACCGTTGCGCGGGAGAAACGGCTAA